In Mus musculus strain C57BL/6J chromosome 14, GRCm38.p6 C57BL/6J, the following are encoded in one genomic region:
- the Gm46487 gene encoding uncharacterized protein Gm46487, whose translation MIFFLYWIQVIEFLGCITWFLGCITEILGCITRFLGCITGFLGCITWFLGCITGFLDCVTGFLGCITWFLDCITRFLGCITGFLGCITGFLGCITWFLGCITWFLGCITEILGCITWFLGCITGFLGCITWFLGCITGFLGCVTGFLGCVTGFLGCVTGFLGCITGFLGCITGFLGCITGFLDCVTGFLGCITWFLDCITGFLGCITWFLGCITGFLGCVTGFLGCITWFLGCITGFLGCITWFLDCITEILGCITWFLGCITGFLGCVTGFLGCITWFLDCITRFLGCITGFLGCITGFLDCVTGFLGCVTGFLGCITGFLGCVTGFLGCVTGFLGCITGFLGCITGFLDCVTGFLGCITWFLDCITEILGCITWFLGCITGFLGCVTGFLGCITWFLGCITWFLGCITGFLGCITWFLGCVTGFLGCVTGFLGCVTGFLGCVTGFLGCVTEILGCITWFLGCITGFLGCVTEILGCITWFLGCITGFLGCVTGFLGCITEGQDRDGHVFYPNVSSVPLYFWNTISSF comes from the exons ATGAtcttctttctttattggatCCAGGTCATTGAGTTTCTGGGCTGTATCACATGGTTTCTGGGCTGTATCACAGAGATTCTGGGCTGTATCACACGGTTTCTGGGCTGTATCACAGGTTTTCTGGGCTGTATCACATGGTTTCTGGGCTGTATCACAGGTTTTCTGGACTGTGTCACAGGGTTTCTGGGCTGTATCACATGGTTTCTGGACTGTATCACACGGTTTCTGGGCTGTATCACAGGGTTTCTGGGTTGTATCACAGGGTTTCTGGGCTGTATCACATGGTTTCTGGGCTGTATCACATGGTTTCTGGGCTGTATCACAGAGATTCTGGGCTGTATCACATGGTTTCTGGGCTGTATCACGGGTTTTCTGGGCTGTATCACATGGTTTCTGGGCTGTATCACAGGTTTTCTGGGCTGTGTCACAGGGTTTCTGGGCTGTGTCACAGGGTTTCTGGGCTGTGTCACAGGGTTTCTGGGCTGTATCACAGGGTTTCTGGGCTGTATCACAGGGTTTCTGGGCTGTATCACAGGTTTTCTGGACTGTGTCACAGGGTTTCTGGGCTGTATCACATGGTTTCTGGACTGTATCACAGGGTTTCTGGGCTGTATCACATGGTTTCTGGGCTGTATCACAGGTTTTCTGGGCTGTGTCACAGGGTTTCTGGGCTGTATCACATGGTTTCTGGGCTGTATCACAGGGTTTCTGGGCTGTATCACATGGTTTCTGGACTGTATCACAGAGATTCTGGGCTGTATCACATGGTTTCTGGGCTGTATCACAGGTTTTCTGGGCTGTGTCACAGGGTTTCTGGGCTGTATCACATGGTTTCTGGACTGTATCACACGGTTTCTGGGCTGTATCACAGGGTTTCTGGGCTGTATCACAGGTTTTCTGGACTGTGTCACAGGGTTTCTGGGCTGTGTCACAGGGTTTCTGGGCTGTATCACAGGTTTTCTGGGCTGTGTCACAGGGTTTCTGGGCTGTGTCACAGGGTTTCTGGGCTGTATCACAGGGTTTCTGGGCTGTATCACAGGTTTTCTGGACTGTGTCACAGGGTTTCTGGGCTGTATCACATGGTTTCTGGACTGTATCACAGAGATTTTGGGCTGTATCACTTGGTTTCTGGGCTGTATCACAGGTTTTCTGGGCTGTGTCACAGGGTTTCTGGGCTGTATCACATGGTTTCTGGGCTGTATCACATGGTTTCTGGGCTGTATCACGGGTTTTCTGGGCTGTATCACATGGTTTCTGGGCTGTGTCACAGGGTTTCTGGGCTGTGTCACAGGGTTTCTGGGCTGTGTCACAGGGTTTCTGGGCTGTGTCACAGGGTTTCTGGGCTGTGTCACAGAGATTCTGGGCTGTATCACATGGTTTCTGGGCTGTATCACGGGTTTTCTGGGCTGTGTCACAGAGATTCTGGGCTGTATCACATGGTTTCTGGGCTGTATCACAG GGTTTCTGGGCTGTGTCACAGGGTTTCTGGGCTGTATCACAGAAGGCCAAGACAGGGATGGCCATGTCTTCTATCCTAATGTGTCTTCTGTCCCTCTCTATTTCTGGAACACAATAAGTTCCTTTTAA